The Longimicrobium sp. DNA segment CGACCTGAGTATCGTCAGGGATAGTATCGTCGGACATACTATTGTCAGAGATAGTATCGTGAGAGATAGTATCGTCAGCTTGAGTATCGGCCGGATCGCAAAAGACCGTGACTACATCAGGAATTTCCCTCGCGCCCGCGGCCATTCTGTTCGACCTGGATGGCACACTCATCGACACGTATCACCTGTACCTGGAGTGCTACCGGCGCGCGCTGGAGCCGCACCTGGGCTACGCGCCCACCGACGAGGAGATCATCGCGCGCAATCCCGTTTCAGAGCGGCGGTTCCTGGTGGACTGGATCGGCGAGAAGCGCGGGGCGGCGTGCCACGCCGAGATGCGGGAGCTGTACGGCGAGCTGTACTCCCTGAAGGGCGAGGGCACCTACGGGGGCGTCGTGGAGATGCTGTCTGCTCTGAAGTCCGCAGGGTACCCGATGGGGATCGTCACGGGGAAGAGCCGCGAGGCGTGGCACGTCACGCAGATCTACTCGGACCTGGGCTACTTCGACGTGGTGAT contains these protein-coding regions:
- a CDS encoding HAD family hydrolase gives rise to the protein MTTSGISLAPAAILFDLDGTLIDTYHLYLECYRRALEPHLGYAPTDEEIIARNPVSERRFLVDWIGEKRGAACHAEMRELYGELYSLKGEGTYGGVVEMLSALKSAGYPMGIVTGKSREAWHVTQIYSDLGYFDVVITDDDVHAPKPDPSGLLAAAAALGVEPAAAIYIGDSTSDLKAGRNAGMRIGAALWPKTAPGEKDAFLHAIEGMMPEWIFEHPSDITRAFALWC